The Nymphaea colorata isolate Beijing-Zhang1983 chromosome 11, ASM883128v2, whole genome shotgun sequence genome includes the window ctatgtttttctttcagGTTAATGAGAATTCAATTTAGGTTCCTATTTAacagtttttatgaaaaatgtgacctttttaagaaaatttgaaaaggtaATCCTCTTGTAGAAATTGTAAGCAAGAACTAGCCCCTAAAAAAACCTATAAAAACTTGTTTGAGTTCTAGGATATGGTTAGATTAGTTCAACTCATGTTGACACTTGATTTGTcacaaataaaaattgatttaGCATGAGAGTGCATGCGTGTGTGCACGCACATGCACAAAACAGATCATCTCAACTTACGTTATGAATCTATGATACCGAATGCTTTATTCTAATTTTGCGATTCTTTTAAACTATAAAAGGTCACAAAGGACACTATATGAACTTTCAAGCAAAAGGTACATTCAAGGGGCATGgggaagatacaaaaataaccactctaactttaaaaaaaaaaaaatccctgaTTTTGAGTTGATTGGATCATTCAAAAATGGAACttgaaatgactaaaataccctttaTCAAAGGGAAGACCATTCGATAAATTCTTttgtaaagaaataaaatattccATTTGATGTTCGCCCGCCCCGTTTGCACATTCTCTACGTTGGAGAAAAGGAACACAGAACGCCTTTTGTCCCGTGTCCTTGTCACCAATGTTCGCCCACGCGCTCCCTTCTCAACCATGTGTTCCCGAACATTCGTCAACCGGTTTGTGCCCCCCgatataagaaggaaaatgaaagttGCTGAGACTTGTCCCTACAACTGTTAGCTGACCAGCACATCAAACGGAATATGAGCGCCCAGATTCCCACAAATTATACGCCACATCTGTCATGTACCCATTGACCTCCAGTGCCCTTCGAGCTTTAATTTTCTCAAAAGGCATGATCATTTATAGCCACAATCTCAATCTCAAGGACGGAAAGGCCTTCCTTTTTCTCGAGCCTATAAATAAGCAACTTCATTCCTCACGCTCCTTGCCCATCTTCTCCCTTCTCTGCTCACTTCTGATGGAGAAGTTCCACTGCTTCTGCTGTTCGGCAGCTTCTTGTCTTTCATGGTGCTGCAGGAAGTCCCTGGACTTCTTCAGCTCGTCATACAAGGCCGCCCTGCTCCGCTTGAACCCATTTTGCTTCCAGCTCTTCTACTTCCTGTTTGTTTCCCTCCTCGGATTCTTTTTCCTCCGAGTTTTTGACCTGAGACCAGTCCCCAAAGTGGCCAAGTTCGGCGCTTCTAATCTTGATCTTTTTTTCATGTCCGTCTCCGCCATTACTGGCTCCAGCCTAGTCTCCATACCCATGGAGGACTTCTCTGGTCCCCAGCTTGTTGTGTTAATTATTCTCATGTTCCTCGGTGGGGATGTCTTCACTTCAATGGTTTCTCTGCATTTGGAGAGATATAAACTTGTTCATGAAGTCGAATCAGGAGAAGAAAGCCGATTCAAGAGCGATGTGGAGCTGGCAATTCAGTGCAATTTTAGTAGCAGCAgcaataacaacaacaacagcagTAGTAGCCCGAATATGAATTTTACTACTACAGGAACAGAGGATGTGAGTCAGAGAATTAAGTGCTTGAGCTACATGCGAAATCTCATGTTGGGCTACCTTGTGTTGGTTCAGTTATGTGGTGTAGCACTTATTCTCCTGCACTTGTGGCTCAGTGAAAGCACCAGAAGGATATTACAGCAGAAAAGAATCAGACCCGTTCTGTTCTCAGTATTCACGTCAGTTTCTTCCTTCGTCAACTGCGGTTTGATTCCAAACAACGAGAACATGATGGCGTTCAAGGAGGACTCCGTTCTCCTCCTCCTGCTGATGCCTCTGGTGACAATGGGGAGCACTATGTTTCCTCCCTGCTTGAATCTTCTTCTGTGGACCCTCGAGAGGACGTTCCCGAGGGAGGAGTTGCATTACCTGAAGGAGAACGCCGGGCAAGTGGGCTTCGACCACCTGCTGCCGCTGAAGAGCTCTCTGTTTCTTGCGGCCTCCGGCGTCGGCTTCACGTGGCTGCAGTTCGTGCTTTTCTGCTGCTTGCAGTGGAACTCGGAAGCAGCTCGGGGACTGGACTCTTTCCGGAAGGTCATCGCCGGCCTCTTTCAGTCTATTGTTTCCAGATATTCCGGAGAGTCGGTCTTCgatctctccctcttctctccaGCCCTTTTGGCGGTCTATATAGTGATGATGTAAGGAGACAAAATTTCCCCTCCATCGCATGTCATCCAACCTTTTAATTAACTGGCTAGCTGCTAGGACACCTGGCCAAAATAATTATAAACAAATattctttttcataaaaatattacatttttataaaatcatCTTAGGCTGACTACTTTTGAACATCGTAACTTCTGGCCTAAATAAACTCTACTAGAGTTAGATTTCTTTAATAAGCCTCAGTTTGAATTGAAACACaagttataaatgagttgacTTTAATTACAAGCTCGTTTAAACTCAATTTGGtttaatgttgttttttttttgtttaactatATGGGtatgttgatattttttataaattttaactttctttttgtggttttcatttttagttaaagataaaatatatgaataaaGTGACACGAGTTTAAAGTAACATGTGACTCaagccaagctcaagctcggcaAGCTCGCCTCACCTGTTGTGCATTCCTAATGATGGCCCTTCTATGTTCATTCATACACATCTAAGGGTCATATTCCTGCTTAATTAATATAAACTAAGATTCTAACAAAAGGACGAATTATTggttttaatctttttttttttcttttttgtttccgtTCTCATATTCGCAGCCTATAGGCTTTACGGACTGGAATTACATGCCATTTGGAACCCTAAAAGCCTACCTTTCTCATTGACATATtgcccatttttttcttctccaataGATTTGCCTCTTACTTTTTACGAACCAAATGACAATGATTCTGATGAAACATTTGCATTGCCTTGAAACCCTGGGTTACTTATTACAAACAATTTGTTCATGCATTAGAGCAGTCTTTCTTATGGTCGTGTAAGTCCAACAGCCCCGAGTGGGGTAGGTGCAGTGGGGCGGCCCGACAAATGCTCGTGTCTTTCTTAGTAGAGGGCCGAAAGGCTCAAACAAGCTCTTTGGGAGGCGACATGTCGTCTTACGCATTCAAACAAGATACCATATATCGCCCAATCCAAGCAAAACCAGATACAAAGCCTAACTTGCAAACCAGGTGGAAGGAGTCATTGTCGGCATAAATGTGTTGTCATTGTTTGCTTAACGCATGTCCAAGACGGGGGAGCATGTCCCCACATAAAATCCCCTGCGATCTGAAACAAAGTGAAATTTAAATATGTTTGCATGTGTGTGGATGGTTgtgatctctctctttttttcccaGGTATATTCCTTCTTGCACATTCTTAATTCCGAGCAAAAAGACAGATCTCCAGTTCAATTCTAAGGAGAGGAAGGGTAGGGGAGCAGAGGCCTTGGCAATGTGGCTGCCCCCATTAGTTGTCTATCCTGTCATCTTTGTTGTGTTAATTTGCATGACAGAACAGACCCACATATACTTGGACCCCCTTAACTTTAGCATCTTCAACATCACTTTCGAGGTCATCAGGTGCGCACtgtttacacacacacacacacacatatatatatatatatatatatatatatatatatatatatatatatatatatatatatatatatatatatatcagaaataactatttttttaatctttgattttttttattttgtcaactGTCTATATGAACTAAATCAAAAGCCAGAATCACCCCTCATGAAGCcaccacatatatatacatatatatagtgattggtaGAAATCAAACCCATAAgttcgagaaaaaaaaaaaacagactctttaaatatgatatttaaagtgttttatttTAATCTATCCTTGCTAGTATGATTTTaaggataggttgatgcaaaaatatatattaagttgatcattttgtgtgttttaatagtttttttttataatatgcaaaaaatcAATGGCTCATATAGCATCAACaatttgataatagaaaaatcaacatttttcataaaaataacttgattcaaagcatattttatatcaaaatagtttttataaatacatgaggatgtttatattttatttaatataaattttttatcaaaaaagttaaagggtctggtttttttCCTGTCCTAAGGgtctggtctctctctctctctctctctctctctctctctctatatatatatatatatatatatatatatatatatatatataaggaataATTTTCTTCTAGAGTATACTAATTTTGACCATTTTATGTGTTGCAGTGCTTATGGGAATGTAGGGCTTTCGGTTGGCTATAGCTGCGAGCGACTGCTGAGGGTTACCAGGAATGGCCATTGCAGGAACACAAGTTTGAGTTTCTCGGGGATTTGGAGCAAGAAAGGGAAGATCGTCATTATAATCGTTATGTTCTTCGGAAAACTCAAGAAGTTCGCAGCAAGTGGTGGAAAAGCTTGGCGTACTATGTAGCCCACTCATTATCATTACCACCTCATCTTGTATGCCTTGTCACCTAATTGCATCAACCAACTACATGTTGCTTGTAATCTTAGCACCATTGGAATTTTCTAGAACATGGCgcggctatatatatatatatatatatatatatatatatatatatagagagagagagagagagagagagagagccttgtTCCAAACAAAACCGGGCCAGCCTGCGTAACAAAACAGGTGTGGCCTGCTTCCACTATGCCAACCCCCTCCAAGTCTCTCATCAGCCCAGTTGAGATAATTCAGAGTCTCTGAACAAATcagacaaatatatataatcgGACAGAAAAGGAGATCTTCCATTGAATTATAAAGCATTCACGGGCTACCAAGAGAGTCAATCTTGGTTTTGGCTCAatctaatataaacaagtaCAAGATAGTTCAAATAAAGGCTGTGCCATGAACTGGTTCACGCTGCTATCAAGTATCATCACTAATTTCTTGATATTGATCAATTCCAACGAAAACGAGTTTGAacgttgaagaaaaaaattgtaaggCAACTTTTGCAATTGATGCACGATTTAGAAATTTTCCCCAGCGAGCGTCTATCAACATGAAAACTGATTGGGAATGTCAGCATCATTCACCTGCATGTATAATTCAAAGCTTCAACAGTGATAACAGACGCAGCAGTACCCTTGGGTGTACCTCCGTGACCAGGGTGGAGCTACATAAAgacatgtgtgggcaattgcccacagaGCCGCcgagtttttatttattttcacattggTGGTCACCAAGAatttgtttacatatatattgtgtgtCCCTCAATCAGTTTATTGTATTTAAGGGTTTTGGAATTAGTGTCTCACAGTCCATAAAAACTTCTGCCTTCACTACTGTCACCATCTGGGTCCTACCACCATGGCTCGCTGCTTCGTATTGTGGGTAGAGTTGTGCCCAAAGGAATTAAACTGCGAGTACTTGCATTCATTGCTCCGATTGGGTGAATACTGAATACGTTGTGAACTggcaaaaaaagttaaatttaacttaaaaaataaatagaaaattataaaaaataatttattccTAAAATTCTTTGATACAGATATTGCCTTTGGGTCTAAGCTGGCTAGTTGATACAATTTCATAAAATGCGTTCAGTATGAAAGAGCCGCCATCTTCTGGGTTCTACATCTAGGGGTGCAAACAGGGTGCAACTGGAATAGCTTAATGTACAGGAAATGGGTCTGTGTAAGATTTGTGAAATCTCTATCCTGTACTCGAACTAGTAGCAATTTCTTTCCATGTCAGAAAGAAGGAAGGTGGAAAATGGACCTCATGATCAGCTGGTAGCATATAGACGTAAATCGGATTACTAACTAAAAAACcaagtccctttctttcttctaccTTCCTGATACAGAAATGAGGCTTACTCTGCAGCAAAGTGCAGTAGTTTGCCCTAttgagaacaataaaaaaactcCAATACCCAGACCAACGTTGTCAATATTGGTATTAGATGCGCCACGTTCAATTGCTGGTGCGGCAAATTGGCTGATTccctcttttttaaattttaaaaaatcgtCTAAAAAACTTATgttgatttgaaaaaataaaatgtagtcAGGCTACGATCAGCATTAGATTCTCTATGTTGCACGAGCAGACAAGTAAAAAACAATACCTTATTTAACGGCCAAAAAGTTAGTCCTTGACCTTACAAGGTAACATTTATGCGCAAAAATGAGTTCACGAGTCCCCACATGTACCTTCCACTCACTCCttcaatgaaatgaattttgCATAACTGAATCGCTCGTCTTTTGCTAAAAGAATACAATGAAGAACAGCAGATCATTATTGCTTCTAGATGACAGGACTCCGCAGGTGGAGAAGTTACTgctatggaaaaaaaaaacttgattctCAGCGGTGCTAGGATAAGCACCCAACGTGTTCCTGCTTCTGCCTGCACGTGCATTTGCAATGTCGACAGCACATGATGATAAGGAAAACATATTTCATCCGATCACACGAGCTCCATCTCCTACATCACAAATTAATACAGCAGTGTCATCACTGAGTTGTGATGCTAACTGCGGTTGAAGGGCTCTGTATTCATGTTTTATGAAAGTTGCAGCTTCGGCTGCATGGTCAGCAGAAACAAATGCTAAACAGCATCCTCGAAATCCAGCACCACTGAATCTTGCACCAAATATGCCAGGCGCTCTCAGAATTGTCTCATATAATTGTATTAGTGGTTCACAGCCTACagtttgagaaacaaaaaaatagttcATTCAGCAATGCAAAGTCGTGCTAAActgttttctttgcttttcaaatAGAACAGATAGAAGTTCCGACCTTTTATATCATATATAAGGAATAAATTGAACATTTCATTGTTATATTTTACATTCCTTCAAGGGCAATAGAGAAAGTATCAGATATTTAtgtcaaaataataataataataataatgggCATATGATACGTAAGAAACAAGGGAAGGTGGCTTAGCCCAGGCCATGTTGAGGTTCAAGGACTGAAGCAAGAAACAATATCCGTATATATCCTAAATATATGCAACCCTAGTGGTGAAAGAGAGCCTTTGTGTTGCTATTGAGCGACATGATCAAAATTATCATTTCTTAAGAGGTGCCATGAGTTTTAACTCACCACACTCATAATTCTTGATGGAGCTGAGGCCAGATTCTGAAACCAGCTTTCCAAATTCCTCCAACTTACCCGCGCTCCAAGCTGTAAGACCTGGAAAAGAAAACCATTGAAAACCCAGAAACCTTCTTCACAAGCTGTATATACAAAACctaaagtaaaaataaataaaaattatggcCAGACCATGTCTAGAATAGAAAATAGGGAACTATATTTTCCTTGAATACTACCTTCAGTAACTCTAAGATTTTCTGAGAAATAATGTTCTGCTCTTCTAGCTAGAACAGCACTCAACTTGTCCTGAATgttaaaagcaacaaaaaaccAATGAATCAACAACAATCGTTGATGAAATATGTCTCCAAAGGAATGTCCTGAATTTACAATTTTATACGCAAAAATagatgagagaaaaaggaaacacttttcaaaacaagttaCAGAAAAATGGTTAAACTCCATCCTGACATTCTCACAGAGAAAATTTTGCACCACTTTTGTGAGGCCTGAATCCAGTACCAGTTATATGATGGTATTCAGCGATTGGTGTGGTCTAGacagaagaagagagagagccaagGAGGTAAATGGCTTGTATAGTTATTAGactagtgtttttttttttttttttccttctttatttctctttaACTTCATTGAATTTTCAAAGGGTCAGATTGAGGTGAGCACTTGTGTACTCAGGTTTGGGCCCAGGCTGCACACTTCCCACCTTGAACCAGATACTTTATTAGGAAATTTTTGGGTCAGGATGGGCAAAGTATCCACCCTGTCCACCCATGCAGGTGTGCCTCTGCCATGCTGCTGATGCTGCATTTTGGTCCTTTTTGGAGAAGCAGCAGCAGACACAGTAGACCAATTATGCTGGTATAAGTACGCATAGCAAGAAGTACCatataagaacaaaaagaaaatctttagTCTAGCATCTTCCTGGAAGTACATCTGCAAGTATAGGGCTGTCACAAACACGACCAACATAGGTATGAAAAACACTCAGTATGAGATGAAACTTGACAGTATTCAGAGAAGTAGAACAGAAAGACCCTGGAAGGCTGGAATGCTGATTATTACATATGACAagtgaaaaaatcaaataactaaaTTAACCTGAAAAATGAATGTATTTCTTCGGCATCATAATCTAAAGGATAATAGCAGCTTCGTGCTAAAAACCCCCAAGTTATTATGAATCCTGAGAAGTCAATAAAATATAGCAGAAGACTGGAAAGTGGAAACCAAATGAAAAGGCTTAGCAAAGTAAACTAGTAATgactaaacagaaaaaaattgctAAGTAATCAGAATGCCAAACACCAAGTTCAATCTAATAGAAGATTGGTGTGCCCAGGAACAGGCCTTATGCACAATAAGGAGTGTCATTCTCCCAGATCCAGCCCAGCCACCACACTCCGTTCTTCCAGCTAGTGGTCCATTAAGTTGGATGACGGTAATTTCCAGGCAAAATGGATCCCATCCCATGTGTTGCCTGACATATGTGGGGCCTGTGAAGATGTTATTTCCAGAGAAAGAATGCACACATTGTGCATCCAAATATCACCtaaagaaaaacttagcaaAAGAAGATCTCTAATTACGTTTCAGCATTCATGGAACCTAAAAGATGATAGAGACTTTGTCACATTATTCATACTGTATACGAAACAGAAAGATGGATGGTAAAATGTAGTTACTCCAGGATGATTTAACTACCTTGTAAATTTTGTACTCATCAAAACCAACTGCAAAAAAGAGAACAGAGAGATGGGattcaatttttgaaacaatATGGATAAAAAATCAGCAGAAGATATTGCAAATATGAATCAAGACTAACCATTGCAAAGAAGAGGCTTAAGCTTTCCTTTGCCGCATGCCCTACAAACAGTTCATAATTCAAATGAGTAACAGCATGTTTTTGTGAAGATATTGTCAAGAGAATGAATTAGAATGTAAATTTACCACAGTAACGAAGCATCCATGCACCAAATTGTTTCAAAGCAAGAATGTAGTTCAAGCACAATTCAACTGACTCCGATTGGTATAAATTACCAAGACATGAAAGTCGATTAACAACAGTATGCCTTTTGCATTTAAATTGCAGTACATCCTATGATACATGGCCTAGGATGTGTAATGTAAAGACATAGATTGACTTAAGCAATTTCTAACAGGTAGCAGCATAGCACTTGAATGAAAAGCGAAAACAAGCTGTATCCATTTGATACACGAGAAAACAACATTCTTTACATTAGACCTAGAAACTAGATGTAATTTACATACTTGGGTTGATAGAACCTGACCTTCAAGGCATATCTTCCAAGTGTGCACACGAAGATTTTCACCAAAAAGGCATGATTCAAGGATTGATATAACTAACGATCCATGCTAAATACATTCAATCTGTGTCTTATAGGTACTAACGTGAAGTAGGGTCTAATTGCAGATGCCAATGCAGGCATGAAACATGACGTGGACATGCACACATTCTTGCAAGGTTTTGGGTGTGAGTCCTCATCTGCCAACTCTCTTCCCCAATCCAATGAAATGAACGACCAGTAGATGTACGTATACATGGTTGTCATCACAGATAGCCTGATCCtccaaaatcatttgaaaacctCAACATTGAAAGATCAATTTGCCTTTCGAAAGACAACAGTCTCCAAGCATCTGAGAACATGTTGGCAGATGACACTGTTAAATGTGTAGATCTTATGAATAAAATAATCAATTTTCCTTCGTAAAAACTCCATCAGGACAGTAAGTCTATTTTCGCACTAGCAAGGGAGCGGTATGGGGCAAAGACATCTTTGCCATGGGATGTAGGtcagtctctttctcttttggtcAGGTCATCCTTACTCTCTTTTTGCTGGAAAGTATATTTGTTGCACTTGTCACATTGTCTGCACTTCATATTCTATTACCTATTATATACTCACCAAACAGCCAGAGCCAATGAAGGTTTAAGAATCTGGGCTGGCGGTTGGAAGTCCTACTGCCCCTTTTTTCACCAGGCCCTTTTGGAAGTGGAAACAAAAATGAGATATATTGGATAAAGGTGTTGAATCAGCTCATAGATGGTATTACGAACACCAAATGACTATGAAGGATGACAAGGAATTCCTTGAATTTTCTGCTAGCTAATAACCCAATTCAATGACAGAGTCCTTCAAGTCTTGTACAAGTAACAAGTGAAACCCAGAAATGCAGCATGAAAGCCCACAGAAGCTAAGAAGCCTTACTCCAGAAGAACTTTAGCAGCTTCTCTGCACTCAGAAACACGAAGGTTATATCCTGGATTGCTTGGCAATGCATGCCTGAGGCCAGAAAATGCCAATAATACCTTAAAGGTAGTCTGTCCTTTTACATCTGGATTTCCTTCCTCTTTTGGCAGAGGTGTAAGACTATATTCCTTAGTCTGCAAGGACAACAGCAGGAGAAAGTTAACTGTTGTTTTGTATAAGAATTATTAAATTAAGATAAAATATGGATTTAAATAGGatttgaattttcaattctgGTTTGATGAGAGCTGTAACTGAATTGGATTGGCACTTTGGTTCTGATCTACCCCTGATCCAAGTCAAAAACCAGTCATGTGGATTTGTATGTAACGGACATGCTtctaataattttcaaaagcttcAGGCGTAAACCTATATTTGGATGTGAACTCAGCTCTAAGTCATCATAGCTAGTCCAAATTGACATTGACTGCCAGCCATTTAGCATTTGAGCTCATACGTAAGACTGAAGTTCCACATATCTATCCATAATTCCATATAATCCATGGCACTGTTCAGCTACGTTTATGCACAATGCAAAAAACATCACAGTTGTAAGGATAATAAGTAAAGGTACTAAAAAACAAGGCTCATATTTTACTATTTCATTCTTCCTGAAGAGTCCAGGACGACCAGACTGAAGAACATAGAGTGACCTTCGACATCACGATGCTTCTACTTATCTAGTAGATAACACCTATCAAGAAACTTGCAGTGAACCAACTCATACCTTGCAGTTCATGCATGTAAGACAGCCACTGCGGGAGAGCAAAATTGCAGATTGATCCAAGATTCCATTCTCCAAACCtaaatattcattttcaatGAGCCTGCAGATGcaaatattttgttatgtaAAGAAGGCTTCACACTAGTCTTCCTGAAGCAGTAAGTAGGAGGTTTTCTCCACCTGGTATTCccatacaaaataaaaaaaatgaaaataatagatATGCAACCCCTTTCCAACAAGATGATATAAAGTTTTGAAAACACAGAAAGCTAAATGAACAGAAAGATTGATGCTTTAAGAACCTAAATAAAATTTGGACTAAACTGCCTCCAATGCATTCTCGCTTTAGATGGGAAACCAATAACTATtaatgcaagaaaacaatcTCAAAATACTGAATTTGAACATTGAGTTAAAAACAGCTATAGGATTTACAATAATGACCCAACACCATATGTGTCAATAGAAATAAGAAGAATGCAGCCATGCATGTGTGTGAATGAGAAAATATGAGAACCAGTCAATGTGGCCCAGCAATAACCTAAGTGAACTAGATGAAAAGATTGATCATCCTAGTTATCTTCTGCGGAAGGAGGAATACAAAAGTTTTTTATTGAGCTGTCATGACCTGGGTATAGTGTCTTTGCCTAAAAAAAAGGCTTGGTATAGAGACGGCTGAAAAGAGGATACCCTTTTCCACACCAAAAGCAcgaaaaaattgtgaaagataaaaataaaaaatgaactaaGAAATTATCTCAAAGATATATTAACGGCAAATGGTAAAAGACTATAGGAACATATATCATGTGTTCATAAGTGGCTTCCTCCTATTGATTAATACTATGTGCCTAGGCCCTGGAGAAAGCACCTAAAACTGATTTTAACTATTAAGCATGTGATATAATGTAAATGCACAAACGTAGTTTTGTTTTTGCAGTAAGAAATTCTAAGCACTTTACAATCATGGCTCTAGCTGAAATCTTATAGTTTgataattttgatatttttca containing:
- the LOC116264812 gene encoding cation transporter HKT1;3-like, coding for MEKFHCFCCSAASCLSWCCRKSLDFFSSSYKAALLRLNPFCFQLFYFLFVSLLGFFFLRVFDLRPVPKVAKFGASNLDLFFMSVSAITGSSLVSIPMEDFSGPQLVVLIILMFLGGDVFTSMVSLHLERYKLVHEVESGEESRFKSDVELAIQCNFSSSSNNNNNSSSSPNMNFTTTGTEDVSQRIKCLSYMRNLMLGYLVLVQLCGVALILLHLWLSESTRRILQQKRIRPVLFSVFTSVSSFVNCGLIPNNENMMAFKEDSVLLLLLMPLVTMGSTMFPPCLNLLLWTLERTFPREELHYLKENAGQVGFDHLLPLKSSLFLAASGVGFTWLQFVLFCCLQWNSEAARGLDSFRKVIAGLFQSIVSRYSGESVFDLSLFSPALLAVYIVMMYIPSCTFLIPSKKTDLQFNSKERKGRGAEALAMWLPPLVVYPVIFVVLICMTEQTHIYLDPLNFSIFNITFEVISAYGNVGLSVGYSCERLLRVTRNGHCRNTSLSFSGIWSKKGKIVIIIVMFFGKLKKFAASGGKAWRTM
- the LOC116264421 gene encoding galacturonokinase isoform X1 gives rise to the protein MGCETWPSDEELVELQKSVAVLANCDHNKVKIVVSPYRICPLGAHIDHQGGTVSAMTINRGVLLGFVPSGNSNVLLQSGQFKGEVRFSVDEIQQPKCSNANDNHGNEKSKCYEECAWGTYARGALYALQRSGRQISQGIIGFICGSGGLDSSGLSSSAAVGIAYLLALETTNNIIVSPVENIEYDRLIENEYLGLENGILDQSAILLSRSGCLTCMNCKTKEYSLTPLPKEEGNPDVKGQTTFKVLLAFSGLRHALPSNPGYNLRVSECREAAKVLLEACGKGKLKPLLCNVGFDEYKIYKDKLSAVLARRAEHYFSENLRVTEGLTAWSAGKLEEFGKLVSESGLSSIKNYECGCEPLIQLYETILRAPGIFGARFSGAGFRGCCLAFVSADHAAEAATFIKHEYRALQPQLASQLSDDTAVLICDVGDGARVIG
- the LOC116264421 gene encoding galacturonokinase isoform X2; translation: MHAPGWATCLELVELQKSVAVLANCDHNKVKIVVSPYRICPLGAHIDHQGGTVSAMTINRGVLLGFVPSGNSNVLLQSGQFKGEVRFSVDEIQQPKCSNANDNHGNEKSKCYEECAWGTYARGALYALQRSGRQISQGIIGFICGSGGLDSSGLSSSAAVGIAYLLALETTNNIIVSPVENIEYDRLIENEYLGLENGILDQSAILLSRSGCLTCMNCKTKEYSLTPLPKEEGNPDVKGQTTFKVLLAFSGLRHALPSNPGYNLRVSECREAAKVLLEACGKGKLKPLLCNVGFDEYKIYKDKLSAVLARRAEHYFSENLRVTEGLTAWSAGKLEEFGKLVSESGLSSIKNYECGCEPLIQLYETILRAPGIFGARFSGAGFRGCCLAFVSADHAAEAATFIKHEYRALQPQLASQLSDDTAVLICDVGDGARVIG